A stretch of Campylobacter showae DNA encodes these proteins:
- a CDS encoding response regulator transcription factor, with protein MKNFKELTLLLVEDEDGIRESMQEVFGGVFQKVISASNGDEGLKKFKKFSPDIVIADIMMPIMDGLEMSRQIKEFSKNTPVVILSAYSEKEKLLKAIDVGIDKYVIKPIDMDELFVVLEQIVKTKIIGADIIEISGGYSFNQTKKVLVKNGVEIALTKKELAFISLLVKRIGTLVLTEEIRNVVWFGEKVNDPAVRTFIKRIRDKVGAGLIKNSPGLGYKIELKK; from the coding sequence ATGAAAAATTTTAAAGAGCTAACGCTACTGCTAGTCGAGGACGAGGATGGCATAAGGGAGTCGATGCAAGAGGTTTTTGGCGGCGTATTTCAAAAGGTCATCTCGGCCTCAAACGGCGACGAAGGGCTTAAGAAATTTAAAAAATTTAGCCCCGACATCGTGATAGCCGACATCATGATGCCTATCATGGACGGGCTTGAGATGTCAAGGCAGATAAAAGAGTTCTCAAAAAACACTCCCGTGGTGATCCTAAGCGCGTATAGCGAAAAGGAAAAACTACTAAAAGCTATCGACGTAGGCATCGATAAATACGTCATCAAGCCTATCGATATGGACGAGCTTTTCGTCGTGCTGGAGCAGATCGTAAAAACCAAAATCATAGGCGCCGATATCATCGAGATTTCGGGCGGATATTCGTTTAATCAAACCAAAAAAGTGCTCGTAAAAAACGGCGTCGAGATCGCGCTAACCAAAAAAGAGCTGGCCTTTATCTCGCTTTTAGTTAAACGTATCGGTACGCTCGTTCTAACCGAAGAGATCAGAAACGTGGTGTGGTTTGGTGAAAAGGTAAACGATCCGGCCGTTAGGACATTTATCAAGCGAATACGCGATAAAGTG